From a region of the Zingiber officinale cultivar Zhangliang chromosome 10B, Zo_v1.1, whole genome shotgun sequence genome:
- the LOC122029020 gene encoding pentatricopeptide repeat-containing protein At2g29760, chloroplastic-like: protein MRQKSTVHDAYTFQFMFKSCGLAGSALEGQMVHALFVKHFPNCDAFVVNSLMYMYVQLDCIDDAVTVFRLINMKDVVSWMTIMGGLVKSQFVDDAQKLFNEIPVRNAVSWTSLIADHAKDGRASEVIGVFKEMMSENVEPDTVAMVAILSACTQLRDLKLGKWLHQIVIDKRIGVSSNLAIALINMYAKGGSIKSARQIFNSMNNKIAPAWNAIIDGYCNIGDIDIARSLFEKMNASNIISFNSMITGYIHGGRLKEALQLFSKLQASGLQPDKFTVVSLLTACASLGALSQGKILHAHIEECFVKQDVCHWILTVIDPYAEVIYLLDSLNHRNRHDDWKYPVDMVLVNLM from the exons ATGCGTCAGAAGAGCACGGTGCACGACGCTTACACATTTCAATTCATGTTCAAGTCCTGCGGCCTTGCAGGCTCGGCCTTGGAAGGGCAAATGGTGCATGCTCTGTTTGTCAAGCATTTTCCTAATTGCGACGCGTTTGTAGTGAATTCTTTGATGTATATGTATGTACAACTTGACTGCATTGACGATGCCGTGACAGTGTTTAGATTGATCAACATGAAAGATGTTGTATCCTGGATGACGATAATGGGGGGACTTGTGAAATCTCAATTCGTGGATGATGCTCAGAAGCTGTTCAATGAAATACCTGTGAGAAATGCAGTTTCTTGGACGAGTTTGATAGCCGACCATGCTAAAGATGGAAGGGCTTCAGAAGTCATTGGGGTGTTTAAAGAGATGATGTCTGAGAATGTCGAGCCAGATACCGTTGCAATGGTTGCAATCTTATCCGCATGCACACAGTTGCGGGATCTAAAATTGGGCAAATGGCTTCATCAGATTGTCATCGACAAGAGAATTGGTGTGAGCAGCAATCTTGCTATTGCACTAATCAATATGTATGCAAAAGGTGGAAGCATCAAGTCTGCTCGTCAAATCTTCAACTCAATGAACAACAAGATTGCACCAGCATGGAATGCCATCATCGATGGGTACTGTAATATTGGCGATATCGACATAGCTCGATCCTTATTTGAGAAAATGAATGCTTCTAATATCATCTCATTTAACTCAATGATCACCGGATATATACATGGAGGTAGACTTAAGGAAGCATTGCAGTTATTTTCAAAGTTACAAGCATCTGGCTTGCAACCTGATAAGTTCACGGTAGTCAGCTTGCTCACAGCTTGTGCTAGTTTAGGTGCACTAAGCCAAGGCAAGATCTTGCATGCTCACATCGAAGAGTGTTTCGTAAAGCAGGATGT ATGTCATTGGATTTTGACTGTCATCGACCCTTATGCGGAGGTGATTTATTTGCTCGATTCACTTAATCATCGCAATCGTCATGATGATTGGAAATATCCAGTGGATAT GGTCCTTGTCAACCTGATGTGA